In Flavobacterium sp. WV_118_3, one DNA window encodes the following:
- a CDS encoding TonB-dependent receptor: protein MVLWAIVYYLNQEKMQQKSFLVLCLLWAAISGFSQNRISGTITNAKKQPLNGAHIHIADKSTASNPVGVFEIKNIPSGQKRLIVSYIGYTTIDTLLTVDDDISISFRMKPDLNALKEVVINKAGQPQSVKNSEKVNQNYIQESYAGSLAKSLEKLPGVNAMEIGAGTSKPIIRGLGFNRIAVTENGVKQEGQQWGADHGLEIDAFNAENVEVVKGVGAIEYGSDAMGGVISINNDAVPAKNSFSGQALAIAKSVNNTIGTSVGIKYRKDHFFYKLKGTVLDFGDYKVPTDEILYLNTHIPVYHQRLKNTAGRETDFFGQIGYVSEKFKSTISISNVYFKSGFFPGAHGIPSIAAVQDDGDDRNIGLPYQRVNHFKIINNNQWNFENAQLNASVSFQNNHRQEWSKFHTHYSNQQPPEVNPDLELDFNLTTLDAQLKYKYIWSTAHQTTVGAQNQYQSNTIDGYSFLLPKFTRNAIGAYMIHDYTASDKLKLNAGIRFDWARVAIDSFFDQTLYDYLTGNGQSQTVANFYAQRSQNIDKNFSSFNASLGMGYMINNHWNLTVTLGSNFRFPTAIELSANGIHHGAFRHEMGDATLKPEKGISFDTKLSYARDRFKMAFSPYLYYFSNYIFLKPSGQFSILPHGGQVYQYSQSKALLSGFEISVEKRFFDRITAEVVLEYLYNRQITSDASKDYPLPFTPPANGYWEIGYQFKPLKAFSNTVLSVNGRTALEQNRIAQNELITPGYSIFGGALKSDIKLGNFLANVQLSVNNAFNTKYFNHNSYYRALEIPEMGRNIQLLIRIPFGKASHE from the coding sequence ATGGTTTTATGGGCTATTGTATATTATCTGAATCAGGAAAAAATGCAACAAAAATCTTTTCTTGTTCTCTGCTTACTATGGGCTGCAATTTCCGGTTTTTCCCAGAATAGAATTTCAGGGACCATTACCAATGCAAAAAAACAGCCTTTAAACGGAGCACATATTCATATCGCAGACAAAAGCACTGCGAGCAATCCCGTTGGTGTATTTGAAATTAAAAATATTCCGTCCGGTCAAAAACGCCTTATCGTATCCTATATCGGATACACTACTATCGATACCTTACTTACGGTTGACGATGATATATCCATTTCGTTTCGGATGAAACCGGATCTTAACGCGTTAAAAGAAGTCGTTATCAACAAAGCCGGGCAACCGCAAAGTGTCAAGAATTCCGAAAAGGTCAATCAGAACTACATTCAGGAATCCTATGCCGGATCGTTGGCCAAATCGTTGGAAAAACTTCCCGGTGTGAATGCGATGGAAATCGGAGCCGGAACCTCCAAACCGATTATCCGCGGTTTGGGTTTTAACCGGATTGCCGTAACCGAAAACGGCGTCAAACAGGAAGGTCAACAATGGGGTGCCGACCACGGATTGGAGATCGATGCTTTTAATGCCGAAAACGTAGAAGTCGTAAAAGGTGTAGGCGCGATCGAATACGGAAGCGATGCCATGGGTGGCGTGATCAGTATTAACAACGATGCCGTTCCGGCCAAAAACAGCTTTTCCGGCCAGGCATTGGCCATCGCCAAATCGGTTAACAATACTATTGGAACTTCCGTAGGAATCAAATACCGGAAGGATCATTTCTTTTACAAATTAAAAGGAACGGTTTTGGATTTTGGGGATTATAAAGTTCCAACAGATGAAATTCTGTACCTCAACACTCATATTCCGGTATACCATCAGCGGTTAAAAAACACCGCCGGCCGGGAAACGGATTTCTTCGGACAAATCGGTTACGTGAGTGAAAAATTCAAATCCACGATAAGCATCAGTAATGTCTATTTTAAATCGGGATTCTTTCCGGGCGCTCATGGTATTCCGTCGATTGCCGCCGTTCAGGACGATGGCGACGATCGCAATATCGGATTGCCGTACCAGCGGGTGAATCATTTTAAGATCATCAATAACAACCAATGGAATTTCGAAAATGCACAGTTAAATGCTTCGGTTAGTTTTCAAAACAACCACCGTCAGGAGTGGAGTAAATTCCATACGCATTACAGCAATCAGCAACCACCGGAAGTCAATCCGGATCTGGAACTGGATTTTAATTTAACGACACTGGACGCGCAGTTAAAATACAAATACATCTGGTCGACCGCACATCAGACTACGGTTGGCGCACAGAATCAGTACCAGAGCAATACGATTGACGGTTATAGTTTTCTGCTACCAAAGTTTACGAGAAACGCTATCGGGGCTTATATGATCCATGATTACACCGCTTCCGACAAACTAAAACTCAATGCCGGAATCCGATTTGACTGGGCGAGAGTCGCTATTGACAGCTTTTTTGATCAGACACTATACGACTACCTGACCGGAAACGGACAAAGTCAGACGGTAGCAAATTTCTATGCGCAAAGAAGTCAGAATATCGACAAAAATTTTTCCAGTTTTAATGCGTCCTTAGGAATGGGCTACATGATAAATAACCATTGGAACCTAACGGTCACATTGGGCAGCAATTTCCGTTTTCCAACCGCGATCGAGCTAAGTGCCAACGGAATTCATCACGGTGCTTTCCGACATGAGATGGGTGATGCTACGCTAAAACCCGAAAAAGGAATTTCATTCGACACCAAACTGAGCTATGCCCGAGATCGTTTTAAAATGGCTTTTAGCCCGTATTTGTACTATTTCAGTAATTATATTTTCCTAAAACCGTCCGGGCAATTTTCGATTTTACCGCATGGCGGTCAGGTTTACCAATATTCGCAATCGAAAGCCCTTTTATCCGGATTTGAAATCAGTGTCGAAAAACGTTTCTTCGACCGGATCACAGCCGAAGTTGTACTGGAATACCTGTACAACCGCCAGATTACGTCGGATGCATCCAAAGATTACCCGTTACCGTTTACACCACCGGCAAACGGTTATTGGGAAATCGGCTATCAGTTTAAACCGTTAAAAGCTTTTAGCAATACCGTTTTATCCGTAAACGGACGAACCGCTTTGGAACAAAACCGGATTGCGCAAAACGAGCTGATCACACCGGGTTATTCCATTTTTGGCGGCGCATTGAAAAGCGATATCAAACTGGGTAATTTCCTGGCCAATGTCCAGCTATCAGTCAACAATGCCTTTAACACCAAATATTTTAATCACAACAGTTATTACAGGGCGTTGGAAATCCCGGAAATGGGACGTAACATTCAGTTATTAATCCGCATCCCTTTTGGAAAAGCATCACATGAATAA
- a CDS encoding aspartate-semialdehyde dehydrogenase, whose amino-acid sequence MKVAVVGATGMVGEVMLQLLAERNFPVTELIPVASEKSVGKQIEFKGKSYAVVGLQTAVDLKPEIAIFSAGGQTSLDWAPKFAEVGTTVIDNSSAWRMDPTKKLVVPEINASTLTKEDKIIANPNCSTIQMVMVLAPLHQKYGIQRVVVSTYQSITGTGVKAVKQLENEYAGIQGEMAYPYPIHRNAIPQCDVFEENGYTKEEMKLVRETQKIMNDKTIAVTATAIRIPVVGGHSESVNIQFANDFDITEIRTILHHTPGVVVQDNIDTKTYPMPIYAHGKDDVFVGRIRRDESQPNTLNMWIVADNLRKGAATNTIQIAEYLVANNLV is encoded by the coding sequence ATGAAAGTAGCCGTTGTAGGTGCCACCGGAATGGTAGGCGAAGTAATGTTACAATTACTGGCAGAAAGAAACTTCCCCGTAACCGAATTAATTCCTGTCGCTTCCGAAAAGTCGGTCGGAAAACAAATTGAATTTAAGGGAAAATCATATGCGGTAGTAGGCTTACAAACAGCGGTTGATCTGAAACCTGAAATTGCCATTTTTTCTGCCGGTGGACAAACATCCTTAGACTGGGCTCCAAAATTTGCAGAAGTGGGTACCACCGTTATCGACAATTCATCCGCATGGCGCATGGATCCAACCAAAAAACTAGTGGTTCCGGAGATTAACGCTTCAACATTGACCAAAGAAGATAAAATTATTGCCAACCCAAACTGTTCGACAATTCAAATGGTAATGGTATTGGCACCGTTACACCAGAAATACGGAATCCAACGCGTGGTGGTTTCGACTTATCAATCGATTACCGGAACAGGTGTTAAGGCGGTAAAACAACTGGAAAACGAATATGCCGGAATTCAGGGCGAAATGGCCTATCCGTATCCGATTCACCGTAATGCTATTCCGCAATGTGATGTTTTTGAGGAAAACGGCTATACCAAAGAAGAAATGAAGCTGGTTCGCGAAACACAGAAAATCATGAACGATAAAACGATTGCCGTTACGGCTACCGCTATCCGTATTCCGGTAGTGGGCGGTCATAGCGAATCGGTAAACATTCAATTTGCGAATGATTTTGACATAACTGAGATCCGTACTATTTTACACCATACCCCGGGTGTTGTGGTTCAGGATAATATTGATACCAAAACCTATCCAATGCCCATTTATGCGCATGGAAAAGACGATGTATTTGTAGGGCGTATCCGTCGTGACGAAAGTCAGCCCAACACCTTAAACATGTGGATCGTGGCCGATAACCTTCGAAAAGGAGCCGCAACCAACACGATTCAAATTGCTGAATATCTGGTAGCAAACAACTTAGTATAA
- a CDS encoding DUF6364 family protein, whose protein sequence is MDRKLTLKLDKEVIEKAKEYASRNKKSLSRIIESYLQSLTSDNPRDNSKEIKISPFVKELSQPTSLPEDFDYKKELGNHYSEKHQ, encoded by the coding sequence ATGGATCGTAAACTGACGCTTAAACTTGATAAAGAGGTTATCGAAAAAGCCAAAGAGTATGCTTCCCGGAACAAAAAAAGCTTGTCCCGGATCATAGAGTCCTATCTGCAATCGTTAACATCCGACAACCCCAGAGATAATTCCAAGGAAATCAAAATATCACCCTTTGTAAAAGAGCTGTCACAGCCAACTTCTTTACCGGAAGATTTTGATTATAAAAAAGAACTGGGCAATCACTATTCCGAAAAGCATCAATAA
- a CDS encoding thymidine kinase has translation MFLENTVNHKEQFGWIEVICGSMFSGKTEELIRRLKRAQFAKQRVEIFKPAIDTRYHDEMVVSHDSNEIRSTPVPAAANIRILADGCDVVGIDEAQFFDDEIVAVCNDLANAGVRVIVAGLDMDFKGNPFGPMPALMATAEYVTKVHAVCTRTGNLANYSFRKAQNDNLVLLGETEEYEPLSRAAYFTAMKEIQEKEKNSKNKKNNE, from the coding sequence ATGTTTCTCGAAAATACGGTAAATCATAAAGAACAATTTGGGTGGATTGAAGTCATATGTGGCTCTATGTTTTCCGGTAAGACGGAAGAATTGATACGCCGTTTAAAAAGGGCTCAGTTCGCCAAACAACGCGTTGAAATTTTCAAACCGGCCATCGATACCCGTTACCACGATGAGATGGTGGTTTCACACGATTCGAATGAAATCCGATCTACACCTGTTCCTGCTGCGGCGAATATCCGTATTCTGGCCGATGGCTGCGATGTGGTAGGTATTGATGAGGCGCAGTTTTTTGACGATGAAATTGTAGCGGTTTGCAACGATCTGGCCAATGCCGGTGTTCGCGTAATCGTTGCCGGTCTGGATATGGATTTTAAAGGTAATCCTTTTGGCCCTATGCCGGCACTAATGGCTACTGCCGAATATGTTACCAAAGTACACGCCGTATGTACCCGTACCGGAAATCTGGCCAATTACAGCTTCCGAAAAGCGCAAAACGACAATCTTGTCTTGCTTGGCGAAACCGAAGAATACGAACCGCTAAGTCGTGCCGCCTATTTTACGGCCATGAAAGAAATACAAGAGAAAGAGAAAAATTCCAAAAACAAAAAAAACAACGAGTAA
- a CDS encoding bifunctional UDP-N-acetylmuramoyl-tripeptide:D-alanyl-D-alanine ligase/alanine racemase: MIFTIKNIVPVIAAKWYGNDENCTVDNVSIDSRSLQNGSGTLFFALAGHNHNGHDYIESLITKGVSNFVVHHIPEKLSGKANFLVVTDTLQSLQQFAAYYRKLFSIPVIGITGSNGKTIVKEWLNFLLSPEYNIIRSPKSYNSQVGVPLSVIGINEKHNLGIFEAGISTTGEMEKLEPIIQPTIGILTYIGTAHDEGFSDRRQKITEKLRLFQHTEVLIYQKNDTIDSLLDAKLKTFSWSFDDPKADVVIQKQGNSLNITYQEHHFSVTVPFQDAASVENTIHCLMTLLYLGYAESVIQERIPNLYPMEMRLQVKNGIHNCTIIDDSYSSDYQSLKIALDFLEQHKTHQKKTVILSDIFQSGFPVDELYSKVAHLLTRNKIERVIGIGETISRYLSDFKGFIPFKNTSDFLNQYNPAAFENETILVKGARNFHFEEIVTLLEEKTHETVLEINLNAISHNLNFYKSKLKPGTKVMVMVKAFGYGSGSFEIAKLLAHHKVDYLGVAFADEGIALRNAGIDMPIIVMNPENSAFSAMIAYNLEPEIYSPEVLKRFITLAQQKNLSNYPIHIKLDTGMHRLGFEAGNLNELIELLQHNNFVSVKSIFSHLSASDGPEFNDFTLHQIHTFDQWSQQIITALQIQPIRHILNTSGIYNFPEYQFDMVRLGIGLYGVGNDENEMKQLENVGTLKTVILQIKDVPTGDSVGYSRKFMTTQQTRTATIPIGYADGIPRSWGNQKGYVMIKNQKAPIIGNICMDMLMVDITDINCKVGDSVILFGEQPRVTEIAKTIGTIPYEILTSISQRVKRIFYKE, translated from the coding sequence TTGATTTTTACCATCAAAAATATAGTCCCTGTCATTGCTGCCAAATGGTATGGAAATGACGAAAACTGTACTGTTGACAATGTTTCCATCGACAGTCGTTCGTTACAAAACGGTTCCGGAACCCTGTTTTTTGCTTTGGCGGGTCATAATCACAATGGTCACGATTATATTGAATCCCTAATTACAAAAGGCGTTTCCAATTTTGTAGTCCATCATATCCCAGAAAAACTTAGCGGAAAGGCTAATTTCCTGGTCGTAACCGACACCTTGCAAAGTTTACAACAGTTTGCCGCTTATTACCGGAAGTTATTCAGTATCCCGGTGATTGGCATAACCGGTAGTAATGGAAAAACGATTGTAAAAGAATGGCTTAACTTTTTACTAAGCCCGGAATACAACATCATCCGTAGTCCGAAAAGCTATAACTCACAGGTGGGCGTACCTTTATCTGTTATCGGGATTAACGAAAAACACAATCTGGGTATTTTTGAAGCCGGGATTTCCACTACCGGCGAAATGGAAAAACTGGAACCGATTATCCAACCAACTATTGGAATTTTAACCTATATCGGAACCGCACACGACGAAGGTTTCTCCGACCGCCGTCAGAAAATAACCGAAAAACTAAGGCTTTTCCAACATACAGAAGTCCTGATTTATCAAAAAAATGATACTATCGACTCCCTACTGGATGCAAAACTTAAAACCTTTTCCTGGAGTTTTGACGATCCCAAAGCGGATGTTGTCATTCAAAAACAAGGAAATTCACTTAATATCACATATCAGGAACATCACTTTTCGGTGACGGTACCATTTCAGGATGCTGCCTCGGTGGAAAATACCATTCATTGCTTGATGACGCTTTTGTATTTGGGCTATGCCGAATCGGTTATACAGGAACGCATTCCAAATCTGTATCCGATGGAGATGCGTTTGCAGGTTAAAAACGGAATTCACAATTGTACCATTATCGACGACAGTTACAGCTCTGATTATCAATCGTTAAAAATCGCACTGGACTTTCTCGAACAACATAAAACACATCAAAAGAAAACGGTAATTCTTTCGGATATTTTCCAAAGTGGTTTTCCAGTGGACGAACTGTATTCTAAAGTAGCCCATTTACTAACCCGCAATAAAATTGAACGGGTAATCGGTATCGGCGAAACCATTAGCCGTTATTTATCCGATTTCAAAGGTTTTATTCCATTTAAAAATACTTCCGATTTTCTGAATCAGTATAATCCGGCAGCTTTCGAAAACGAAACAATTTTAGTGAAAGGCGCACGCAATTTTCACTTTGAAGAAATCGTAACCCTTCTAGAGGAAAAAACGCACGAAACCGTATTGGAAATCAACCTGAATGCGATTAGTCATAACCTCAATTTTTATAAATCGAAATTAAAACCAGGCACTAAAGTAATGGTCATGGTAAAGGCTTTCGGATACGGAAGCGGTAGTTTTGAAATTGCCAAGTTACTCGCCCATCACAAAGTGGATTATCTGGGCGTGGCTTTTGCCGATGAAGGAATCGCTTTACGCAATGCCGGTATTGACATGCCAATTATCGTAATGAATCCGGAAAATAGTGCTTTTTCGGCTATGATTGCCTATAATCTCGAACCCGAAATCTATTCGCCCGAAGTATTGAAGCGTTTTATTACGCTGGCACAACAAAAAAACCTGTCGAATTATCCGATTCATATCAAACTGGATACCGGTATGCACCGACTGGGATTTGAAGCCGGAAACCTAAACGAACTGATTGAGCTGTTACAACACAATAATTTTGTTTCGGTAAAAAGTATTTTCTCGCACCTTTCGGCCAGTGACGGACCGGAGTTTAATGATTTCACCTTACATCAGATTCACACTTTTGATCAGTGGTCACAACAAATTATAACCGCGTTGCAAATCCAACCGATACGCCATATCCTAAACACCTCTGGGATTTACAATTTCCCGGAATATCAATTTGATATGGTACGCCTTGGTATTGGTTTATACGGTGTAGGGAACGACGAAAACGAGATGAAACAGTTGGAAAACGTTGGCACGCTAAAAACCGTGATTCTACAAATCAAAGATGTACCAACCGGCGACAGTGTGGGCTATAGTCGGAAATTTATGACCACACAGCAAACCCGAACGGCAACCATTCCGATCGGATATGCCGATGGTATTCCGCGAAGTTGGGGTAATCAGAAAGGCTATGTGATGATCAAAAACCAGAAAGCGCCTATTATCGGCAATATCTGTATGGACATGTTAATGGTGGACATTACCGATATTAATTGTAAAGTAGGCGATAGCGTGATCCTCTTTGGCGAACAACCACGGGTAACCGAAATCGCTAAAACGATTGGCACCATACCGTACGAAATCCTGACCAGCATTTCCCAACGGGTAAAACGCATTTTCTATAAAGAATAA
- a CDS encoding PIN domain-containing protein yields MKTLFIDTNIIIDLIAQREPYYQPIAKIATLAESKKLKIIATPLSFINTFYVLSKHMDKKKLSRILTKLRILCDVAPTNANTVDKALASGFNDFEDAVHYHSALTVKSDIFITRNKKDFKKTEIPVMTAAEFLTSINKK; encoded by the coding sequence ATGAAAACGCTTTTTATAGATACCAATATCATTATCGACCTTATCGCACAACGAGAGCCGTATTATCAGCCTATAGCAAAGATTGCCACACTGGCCGAAAGCAAAAAACTCAAAATAATTGCCACTCCGCTTTCTTTTATCAACACTTTTTATGTCCTTTCAAAACACATGGATAAAAAAAAGTTATCCCGAATTTTAACAAAGCTTCGGATCCTCTGCGATGTCGCTCCAACAAACGCAAATACCGTCGACAAAGCGTTAGCTTCCGGTTTTAACGACTTTGAAGATGCCGTACACTATCATAGCGCCTTGACCGTAAAAAGCGATATTTTTATCACCCGTAACAAAAAAGATTTCAAAAAAACAGAAATTCCTGTGATGACTGCAGCTGAATTTCTGACTTCAATTAATAAAAAATAA
- the mscL gene encoding large conductance mechanosensitive channel protein MscL encodes MGMLSEFKEFAMKGNVVDLAIGVIIGGAFGKIVSSFIDDVITPLLLKPALEAANLSKIEELTIFGGVKYGMFLSAVINFVIVAFVLFLLIKGINSAKKKEAPAPAAPAGPTQEELLAEIRDLLKK; translated from the coding sequence ATGGGAATGTTATCAGAATTTAAGGAATTTGCCATGAAAGGCAACGTTGTAGATCTTGCAATCGGGGTTATCATTGGCGGTGCTTTCGGTAAAATTGTCAGTTCGTTTATCGATGATGTGATTACACCTTTATTGTTAAAACCAGCACTGGAAGCGGCTAATTTGTCTAAAATCGAAGAGCTTACCATTTTTGGCGGTGTCAAGTATGGTATGTTTTTATCGGCCGTTATCAATTTTGTGATCGTTGCCTTCGTGTTATTTTTATTAATCAAAGGAATTAATTCCGCGAAGAAAAAAGAAGCACCGGCTCCTGCTGCTCCAGCCGGACCAACTCAGGAAGAATTATTGGCTGAAATCCGCGATTTATTGAAAAAATAA